Proteins encoded in a region of the Pieris napi chromosome 5, ilPieNapi1.2, whole genome shotgun sequence genome:
- the LOC125049974 gene encoding FAST kinase domain-containing protein 4, protein MLKFGALVSWRLGTRSALRNLSGPGATVIKSEKSDHLKDVTGKDHEFEMSDEKARTGLVAAAFATLNTPESEVKKPSVKSVRLSRTQQLDTLIMKATDINSLLSVAENPIVSRKHALKMVSVLSEWSSSNRVKLSDFEKDPRFLKLCRILARTPASHAMTSLTMAEDLSTVLGITGDDEAARLIGNLSLSQMIKVMKALQQKSRRSTPLLRALSYNITKQPDNIDLKKSADLLFSMASLNFPDPVLLDRICSEVIKNLPSNVEKPAVVNSILVSLGLLKYRHEEALSALVDWMRTNRAVCRPSDIASAVVTLANVNFVPPDSEGFLEAALLLKEDEMTKALSWLDLVFSLLVLEKAEMHHLTSTLKPEFIEKLLSLGEISIPSRRKLMAIDAYVAAKLPHPPRLPEDISVGVALVPTKEKALFVQSVMDTFKSLVSAETFLQRDCNSGMGFLYDAEFAVDSKCHPVPLQKAVNNHNVHRIAVLALDYHDMTRRVPVELGTFRLYTRLLELRGFKVLKVPYTEYNPKDKLVSRVQYVEKQLKELIAL, encoded by the exons ATGTTGAAATTTGGAGCCTTAGTGTCGTGGAGGTTAGGAACCCGTTCAGCTTTGCGAAACTTATCAGGCCCCGGCGCCACTGTAATTAAGTCTGAAAAATCTGATCATCTCAAGGATGTTACTGGCAAAGATCATGAATTTGAAATGTCAGATGAGAAAGCTAGAACAG GCCTTGTAGCAGCTGCATTTGCTACATTAAACACACCAGAAAGTGAAGTAAAAAAACCAAGTGTAAAGTCTGTTAGGCTTTCTCGGACTCAACAATTAGACACGCTAATAATGAAAGCCACAGACATAAATAGCCTTCTGTCAGTGGCTGAAAACCCAATTGTGTCAAGAAAACATGCTTTAAAG atGGTTTCAGTTCTATCGGAATGGTCGAGTTCTAATCGGGTGAAATTATCAGATTTTGAGAAAGACCCGAGATTTCTTAAGTTGTGTCGAATTCTGGCACGAACTCCAGCCAGCCACGCGATGACATCATTGACCATGGCGGAAGATCTGAGTACCGTGTTAGGTATAACTGGAGACGATGAAGCGGCCAGACTTATTGGTAATTTGTCACTGTCACAAATGATTAAG gtGATGAAAGCCCTTCAGCAAAAAAGTCGTCGAAGTACTCCATTACTGCGCGCTCTGTCCTACAACATCACCAAACAGCCGGACAACATCGATCTAAAGAAGTCGGCAGATTTGCTGTTCTCTATGGCATCCTTGAATTTCCCTGACCCCGTATTGTTGGACAGGATTTGcag CGAAGTCATAAAGAATCTTCCGTCAAACGTAGAAAAGCCGGCGGTGGTGAACTCGATCCTGGTGTCGTTGGGGCTCCTCAAGTACAGACACGAGGAAGCCCTGTCGGCCCTCGTGGATTGGATGCGGACCAACCGAGCCGTGTGTAGACCGAGCGATATCGCATCGGCCGTGGTCACCCTGGCCAACGtcaacttcgttccgcccgaCTCCGAGGGCTTTCTGGAG GCCGCGCTCCTGCTCAAGGAAGACGAAATGACGAAAGCTCTCTCGTGGCTGGACCTCGTCTTCTCTCTCCTCGTCCTGGAGAAGGCCGAGATGCATCATCTCACTTCCACTTTGAAGCCGGAGTTCATCGAGAAGCTGTTGTCTCTCGGAG AAATTTCGATTCCGTCCCGTCGCAAACTAATGGCGATAGACGCGTACGTGGCCGCGAAGCTGCCCCACCCGCCCCGACTCCCCGAAGACATATCGGTGGGCGTGGCCCTCGTGCCCACGAAGGAGAAGGCGCTCTTCGTGCAGAGCGTCATGGACACCTTCAAGAGTCTGGTCTCGGCGGAGACGTTCCTGCAGAGGGACTGCAACTCCGGCATGGGCTTCCTCTACG ACGCAGAATTCGCAGTAGACTCGAAATGCCATCCGGTTCCCTTACAAAAGGCTGTCAATAATCACAA CGTTCACCGGATAGCAGTTCTCGCGCTGGATTACCACGACATGACGCGAAGGGTGCCGGTCGAATTGGGCACCTTCAGGCTTTACACGCGCCTGTTGGAGCTTAGG
- the LOC125049973 gene encoding uncharacterized protein LOC125049973, translated as MDKEANKLNRTNTNTNKPRVASLDASRCKSPVARFSDAPVTHMDAPSRAASGTPKERAAAGVAPIRAALRPVPNPMESLIQPHKDVTTAAARLAASVEPKMATPDDDTALSASEGGASAARAMRQTEAATVGTSSAITTTMDMSALKTAIQEPTFKMVVSNSKRRRHRRALRAPEQQKLVTGAPRPPVKPGTAPAVTTVERGGKRTPKPKRSTAAPVPSCSGCGKGLKSSKTNQATKGQKRNRPEETVTPTGESKRVKPNKPQTVAGTSASYAEAAASYKTNELCVAVMTEPFVDMTQEQADNIRLQIEGKIQDELLADLDATLTTEPNDIRFRGKAHFSDGVLKTWCEDTYTLGWLTGTCDVITNPIPDTRLVVRPQSAIPNRIPCLLHVPDYSGNTETLRKLITRQNRHLNIRSWTLTHERRTQDPTGVSLFFRVPEFEIPKIKERNRRLYYLMGNIYIRILDRDEPSQVANAPPTTTSTSGVASSGSGPSTSLTGAASVTGTHAPMEVATHPPSPVQLTSDDELFQETGGSEFSDSCLRSSPSPN; from the coding sequence ATGGATAAAGAGGCAAACAAACTTAACAGAACAAACACAAACACCAACAAACCCAGGGTTGCGTCTTTGGACGCGTCGCGGTGCAAGTCACCAGTGGCGCGATTCTCTGATGCCCCTGTCACACACATGGATGCACCCTCACGGGCAGCGTCCGGGACCCCAAAGGAGAGGGCAGCGGCTGGGGTTGCACCAATCCGGGCTGCACTCCGGCCCGTACCCAATCCGATGGAATCCCTTATACAACCGCACAAGGATGTGACCACTGCTGCGGCCAGGTTGGCTGCGTCGGTCGAGCCAAAGATGGCAACCCCGGACGATGATACAGCACTGTCTGCGTCTGAAGGGGGGGCTTCCGCGGCAAGAGCGATGCGGCAGACCGAGGCTGCGACGGTGGGCACGTCCAGTGCAATAACCACGACCATGGATATGTCGGCCCTGAAGACCGCAATTCAGGAGCCGACTTTCAAAATGGTCGTAAGCAACTCCAAAAGGCGACGGCACAGGAGAGCCTTAAGGGCGCCGGAACAGCAGAAGCTGGTCACCGGCGCTCCGAGGCCTCCTGTGAAACCTGGAACTGCCCCCGCTGTAACCACAGTTGAGAGAGGCGGGAAAAGGACACCGAAGCCTAAAAGATCCACTGCTGCGCCCGTGCCTAGCTGCTCTGGGTGCGGCAAGGGACTTAAGAGTTCCAAAACCAACCAAGCCACGAAGGGCCAGAAGCGCAACCGGCCAGAGGAAACCGTAACACCGACTGGGGAAAGTAAAAGGGTCAAACCCAACAAACCTCAGACGGTGGCAGGGACCTCGGCCAGTTACGCGGAAGCGGCAGCGTCATACAAAACTAACGAGCTTTGTGTTGCCGTGATGACTGAGCCCTTCGTGGATATGACACAAGAACAGGCGGATAACATCCGCCTACAAATCGAGGGTAAAATTCAAGACGAGCTCCTGGCGGATCTTGATGCTACCCTAACTACCGAGCCCAACGACATCAGGTTCCGGGGTAAGGCCCATTTCTCGGATGGTGTCCTCAAAACTTGGTGCGAGGACACTTACACTCTGGGTTGGCTGACCGGGACTTGTGATGTCATCACAAATCCAATACCTGACACCAGGCTGGTGGTTCGGCCTCAATCGGCGATTCCGAATAGGATTCCGTGTCTGCTACATGTACCAGACTACAGTGGCAACACGGAAACACTGAGGAAACTGATCACGAGGCAAAACCGCCACCTCAACATCAGATCATGGACCCTGACACACGAACGAAGAACTCAGGACCCGACAGGCGTGTCCCTCTTCTTTCGTGTGCCAGAGTTTGAGATCCCTAAAATCAAAGAGCGCAATCGGCGTTTATACTACCTGATGGGGAACATCTATATCCGCATCCTGGATAGAGATGAACCCTCGCAGGTGGCCAACGCCCCACCAACAACTACCAGCACATCGGGGGTGGCGTCGTCGGGGTCGGGGCCGTCCACGTCTCTGACGGGGGCGGCTTCGGTCACCGGGACACACGCCCCTATGGAGGTAGCTACACATCCACCGTCACCGGTGCAACTAACTTCGGATGATGAGTTGTTTCAGGAGACCGGGGGGAGTGAATTCAGCGACAGCTGTCTGCGCTCCTCCCCATCGCCGAACTGA